The genomic window CATTATTTTTTCTGTTGCTTCGATGGCTTCCATAACTTCTTCTTTTGTTGGTTCAATGATTTCTCCCGGATACCGAATTTCAATAGAAAAATCATTTAATATTCACAGTATTTATAAATTTCACTTTCAATGTCCT from Candidatus Cloacimonadota bacterium includes these protein-coding regions:
- a CDS encoding HEPN domain-containing protein translates to MLNDFSIEIRYPGEIIEPTKEEVMEAIEATEKIMNYVKRKLENE